The Cyclobacteriaceae bacterium DNA segment TTTCAACCAAAGCACAGGTATTGATGGCTATGAATCGAAACGATGAGGCAGAAGCTGTTATGGATAAAGCGATTGCGCATCCCACTGCATCCGTAGGTGCTGTACATCAATATGGCAGGCTTTTGCTAAACACCGGAAAAAATCAAAAAGCCATGGAAGTATTCAAGTTGAATGCAAAAAATCACCCTGAAGATAAATTTACACCTAATGTTGGTTTAGCCAGAGGTTACACCGCATTAGGCGATAAAAAGAATGCCATCAAATATTGGGAGTTAGCGATCAAAAATCTTCCCGAGAATCAGAAGCCTAACCTGGCTTTTTATGAAGGTGAAGTGAAGAAACTGAAAGAATAAAAATACTTGATAGTGGTTGCTTAATTAAGCGACCACTATTTTTTTAATGACACCGGTCCATCTGTTGCACTACCTGTATCCACCACATAGCGCCAGGTTCCATCACTTTTTCGCTTCCACACCGACACGTAATTTCCATAGAGCACCGTATCACGCAATCCGTCCGGTGTTTTGGTGTGTAATTCATATCCACCAAAGGTATAGCCCAAGTTACCACTAGCTTCTGCACGAAGCGGCTCCCAAACTAACTTTTCATCGCCCGGTGGATTTTTCTCATACCAATCCATCAAGGCAAATTTCCCAACCACGGGTTGTTTGCCTGACGTTGGCTTAATCACCTTCTCATCTGCATAATAAATGAAGGCCTCCGCAATACCTTTTTCGCTAGCCATTTGGCTAAACTTCTTATCGGCCTCCATAACCTCAGCTCTTCTTTCAGCATCCGTATCGGGTGATTGACAGGATAAGGCGAGCGGTGCGATGATCAAAAATAATTTAACAAATTTCATAGTGTAAGAGTCGTAGTAAGGAAGCCCTCATTCACAAATTGCCCGAAAGCGGACAACGATTAAAGTAGAAATATACTGAATTTTGCTTAGTCCAATGTAACCATATACCTCGAATCCACACCCCATGAGTGCAAAGAAAATACTGACCCCTACGCTTATTCTTTTATGGATGCTGCAAAGTACCCTTGGTATTTCACAGGATTTATCGCTTCAGGAACGTTACAACCTCGCGAAAGAAGCATATCGGCTGAAAGACTATTCCGTCTTTTACGATCACATTTCCAAGGCACTTGAAATGCATCCCTACCATCAGGGAATCATGTATCAAAAAGCGTTGGCCGCGGTGCATATGCAAAAGCCTGAAGAAGCTGTAGCGCTTCTGCGCAATGCCATTCTGATCAATACGTCATTTGATTTAAGTCTCGATGATTTCAATAGCCTTCATGAACGGGAAGATTTTAAACGCATACAGGAACTTAAAACCGAATTAAATAAACCGATTCAGACCAGTACACGAGCGTTCACCATTTCCGACTCACAACTTCATGCCGAAAGCATTACACCGGGTTTAAAAACCGGAACGTTTTTCGTAACCAGTATTCACAAGCGAAAAGTAATGTTCATTGACGAAGCGGGTACCGATTCTGACTTCATTGCCTCAAAACAAGATGGATTAGGTGCGGCCATGAGTGTGAAGGTTGACCCGATAACCAATAGCCTTTGGGTAGCCTCCACCATCACACCTGAAATGATGGACTACGATTCAACACTCGCATCGGCCATTTATCAATTTGATCTTCGTACGCGTAAGCTGATTGCCCGATATGAACCACAACATGAAGCAAAAGAATTTTTCTTTGGGGATTTGATTCTGAATAAGGCAGGAGATGTATTTGTATCCGACAGTCGTAACAATGTAATTTTCAAAGTAAATCGCCAAACCAAAAAACTTGACCCGTATTTCTCTTCATCTGAATTCTGGAACATTCAAGGTATTGGTTTTTCAAAAGATGAAACATACCTGTACATAGCTGACTATATAAAAGGAATTTTCAGGCTAACTCTGAAAACCCAGGAGCTTATATTACTACCCATTGAGGCTATAGCTTCAATAAAAGGTGTTGATGGGTTATATGTCTATGAAAATAAATTAATAACCATACAAAATGGTGTGCAGCCTATGCGTGTAATGGAGCTTACCCTCAACAACACCCATGACGCTATTGTTGCTGCGCGTACCATTGATAGAGCGCATGCAGATTTTAATGAGCCAACCAATGGCTGCCTTGTTAACAACACACTTTACTATGTAGCAAACAGTCAGTGGAATGGTTACGATGAGCAAAAGAAAATCAAACCGGCCGCAGAACTACAACCCATCATAATCTTAAAATCGCCACTCAAACCGTGATTAATGCCATTGGATTCAGTTGAAGATCAAAATTCCAGTGAAAGGTGCAACCTCTTGCTAAACGCATGAGTCTAATACCAAAACCCCACTGTCATGTTCAAAAACTACCTCCTGATCAGTTTTCGTAATCTTCGCAAGCAATTTTCCTATTCGTTGATCAATATTACCGGACTTGGCTTAGGCCTTGCTACTGCCCTGCTTCTTATTCTATGGGTTACGCATGAGTTAAGTTTTGATACATTTCACAGTAAAGCGGATCGTATTTACAGAAGCTCCATGGAATACAGCTTTGGTGGGCAGGTGTCCAAAACGTCTGTCTCTCCCACCGCGCTGCTACCGGCACTAAAAAGTTTTGCTGAAGTAGAAGAAGGCGTTCGCGTTTACAATCCTTCCGGATGGAGTCCGTTTATTGTAAAAAAAGACGAGAACATTTTTCAGGAAACAAAATTCTTCTTTGCCGATAGCGGGTTCTTCAACGTATTCGATTTTGAACTGATTAAAGGAAATCCGCAGAAAGTATTAACAGAACCCTACTCGGTCATCCTTACCGAAAACACAGCACTAAAATATTTTGGTGATGAAGATCCGATAGGAAAAACCCTTACCATTAACAATGCGCGCGATTATACCGTGACCGGTGTAGTAAAAAATACGCCTGATAATTCAATTTTACGTTTCGATTTCTTAGGCTCCTTTACTTCGCTGGCAGTAACCCGCGCAAAACCATTCTGGTGGAGTGCCAACTACCAAACCTTTGTGGTGGTGCATAAAAATGCTTCGGTTACACAACTCGATCAAAAGCTAAACGACCTCGTTAAGCAAGAACTGGCTGCCGATCTGACCAACGCAGGCGATTATGTGCGCTACAATTTCATGAAGTTAACCGACATCCATCTTCGCTCTGATTTCAGCACGGAAGAAGCAGCGCTGGGCGATATCAAGTATGTTTATATTTTTTCAATAATAGCCATTCTGGTATTGGTTATTGCCAGCATTAATTACATAAACCTGGCTACTGCCCGTGCTGCCGACCGCGCAAAAGAAGTGGGTCTACGAAAAGTGGTAGGTGCAGTAAGGAAACAACTTTTTGCACAATTCATGGGTGAATCTATTGTCATCACCATACTTTCCTTCCTGTTGGCATTTTTTCTTGCACAGGTTATGCTTCCCTTTTTCAATCACATTACCGGGAAAGAATTTGCCTTCGCCTCGTTGTTATCTCCAACTTTTTTGTTGGTGAGCCTCGCAACCTTAATACTCATTGCTGCTTTGTCAGGGGCCTACCCCGCACTGGTTATTACTGGTTTTCAACCCGCTACTGTATTGAAAGGTAACTTCCGCTCAAGCGGCCGTGGAATATGGTTGAGAAAAGCATTGGTGGTTACACAGTTCAGTATTTCTGTCATTCTGATTGTTGGAACATTAATTATTCAAAAGCAACTCACGTTTATTCAGTCGAGAAAATTAGGCTACGATAAGGAGAACACCATCGTTCTGCCTTATGAACGCAGAATGCCTGAAGCATTCTCATCGTTCAAAAATGAATTGATGCGCTCAGGTGTAGTAACCGCTGTGGGTCGTGGCAATGAATCACCTGTTCAGATTCGTGGTGGGTATTCCATTAAAACTGCAGAAACAACAGGCCCCGGTGTTATCATTACCGGTTTACCTGTTGATGAAGACTATGTGCCAGCCTTGGGCATGGAACTATTGGATGGAAGAAACTTTACAAAAGCGGACGTAGAACGGGTTTCCAGGGATACCATTTACTCCTTCATTGTAAATGAATCTGCCCTTGCCGCGCTCTTTCTGGAAAAGGAGAACGCCATTGGAACTGTTGTTGAAGTGAGACCAAGAAAAGGAGAAATTGTTGGAGTTGTTAAGGATTTTCACTTCGCCTCATTACATAATTCAATCGGGCCATTGGTAATTTTTCCGGAAGAAGCTCAACTGAACCACGTGTTTGTTAAGCTTGCCGATGGCGATGTTCAGCAATTGCTGGAAAAAATAAAATCGATTTCAAACGCTATTTATCCGCATCGTCCGTTTGAGTTTCAGTTTGTCGATCAGCAATATGCAGCACTTTACCAAGCCGAAGAACGCATGGGCACCATCTTCACCGTGTTTGCTACCTTGGCTATTATCATTGCATGTCTTGGATTGTTTGGACTTGTTTCTTTTTCTGCCGTTCAGAAAACCAAAGAGATCAGCATTCGCAAAGTGTTGGGCGCATCAGCTCAAAACATTGTGATGCTTATTACCCGCGATTATACACCACTCATTTTAACAGCTATACTTATTGGTCTTCCGGTTTCGTGGTTCATGATGACCAAATGGTTAAGTGCATTCGCCTATAAAACCGAAATCGGTGCATCCTCATTGGTGTGGGCCTCGCTCCTTTGCGTGATAATTGCCTTTGGCACAGCAAGCTATCAGGCCATCAAGGCCGCTTTCATTAATCCGGCCGATAGCCTGCGCAACGAATAATTGCGCTGTAATCCGCTTGTGCTTGTGACTTTCATAAAAGCTTCGGATTATTAAGCAAAGAAATGCGCCTTGCTATCGGATGACGAAATACGCCAGGAGTACCAAATCCTCGAGAAGTCGAAAAAGGATTCGCGTGCATTTGGCGTGTTATATGAAAAATATTTCGATAGGATTTTCAATTTCATTTACCGGCAAACCGATGATGAAGACCTAACTGCTGATCTTTGCTCACAGGCCTTTCTCAATGCACTAAACCATGTAAACCGATTTGAATTTCGGGGCGTACCGGTTTCTGCCTGGCTGTACCGCATTGCGGCCAACGAGGTAAACAAACACTACCGAAAACAAAAAGCTACGCGCGTATTCAGCATTGAAGAAGTGCGTGTAAAAGAACTGGTAGAAATGGGCGCTGATGGCTGGGATGAAGAATTGGTGCAACGATTAATCGGCTATCTAAAAGAATTGCCTACCGATATGCTGGAAGTATTGGAACTTCGGTTTTTTGAAGACAAGGACTTTAAAGAAATTGCATACATTCTGAACATAACCGAAAGCGGAGCAAAAATGCGCACCTATCGGGCACTGGACAGGCTGCGGAAAAATTTTAATCTTAGTATCAAGTACGATGGGAAGAAATGAGATACGGTTGAGGCGAAACATGATGAGCACAGGACGAATTGCGCGACACCGCAATTATTCTGAACTCATGCGCCAACACGATCGCGATTCGCGCATGAAACGCATCGTGCGCGTGTTCACGTATTTTCTGGTTGTGCTGTTTCTGCTTCTCATTTTATTGATTGTGTTGCGCTGGGAATCCAAGCAAACTGAATCGAAAAAAAATTCATCCATTGAAATTTTTGAACCGACTCGTGACTTTGTTGCTAAGAAGTGATTAGGAAGGTGTAACAAAACACCTGACCTATGGAACCCAAGAAAAATCCAAACAAAGATGTACACCGGTACACCAAGCAATTTTTTCTGATCGGCTTTGCCATTAGTGTTGCCGTAGTCATTGTAGCATTCGAATGGCAAAGTCGCATAGCACAAAAACCAGTTGACGGTTTACCACCTCAACAGGAGGTCACATTCTATCCGTACGAAGTAATTCAGGTTAAACACCAGGAGCCTTCGGTACAAAAGCCTAAAAAGATCAAGATGGTTGATCCTACCCGGATTGAAGTGGCAAAAGTAACAGAACCTGAGCCAACAGATATCGAAATAGCCATTGAACCCATTGAAGTTAAACCAGGTCCAATTGAAATTGAAATACCCGTTGAAACATCACCCGATACATTCATCGTGGTTCAACAAATGCCACAACCGGTGGGTGGCTATGAAGCTTTTTACAAGAAAGTAAGCACCTCAATCAAATACCCTAGCCGTGCCAAACAGCGCAATGCCCACGGAAAAGTTTTTGTAGAGTTTGTTGTCAGCCCATCGGGTGAACCGGTAAACTTTAAAATCGTAAAAGGAATCGGCAATGGCTGCGATGAAGAGGCCGTGCGCGTGCTGAAGCAAATTCGTTGGGAGCCAGGCAAACAACGGGGTAATCCGGTATTCGTTAAAATGACCATGCCGGTCCATTTCCGGCTTAATTAACCCCTCAAATGGCCATACAACCCTGTATCGTGATACTTTTTAAGGATTGACCAAAGGCCCAAAACTTAGGTTTTGGGCCTTAAAATGCCTATATTTGCACGGGTTTTAGCGACTAATCCGCGTTTTTAGCAAGACTGGGCACACATCGAAAGTCCGCTTTCTGGAAATCCAAAGATTAATGCACCGCAAAACACACCGGTTGAGTGATAACGCTCAACGGAACTAATTCTAATTTTTCACGTTTCCTCAACATGCGACAGTTAAAAATCAGTAAACAAATCACGAATCGGGAGAGTCAGTCCCTTGACAAATATTTACAGGAAATTGGTAAAGTAGACCTGATCACAGCCGAACAGGAGGTAGAATTAGCCAAGCGTATTAAAGCAGGCGATCAGATTGCCCTTGAAAAACTAACCAAGGCGAACCTTCGCTTTGTTGTATCCGTAGCGAAACAATACCAAAACAATGGCCTTACCCTGGGCGACTTAATTAATGAAGGAAATGTGGGTTTGATAAAAGCGGCAACGCGTTTTGATGAAACCCGTGGTTTTAAATTTATATCCTATGCGGTGTGGTGGATTCGCCAGTCCATTATGCAGGCTTTGGCCGAGCAATCCCGTATTGTGCGCCTTCCGCTGAACCGGGTAGGCTCATTGAACAAAATTTCCCGCACTTTCTCTGAATTGGAGCAGAAATTTCAGCGTGAACCTTCTCCGGAAGAAATTGCTGAAATTCTTGACATTACTGCAGATGAGGTTCGCGAGAACCTGAGTGTAGGCGGTCGTCAGGTTTCCGTAGATGCACCCTTTGCCAATGGCGAAGAAAGCAGCTTGCTGGATGTATTGGAAAGCACCAGTGAAGTTACACCCGATTCTTCCCTGCTGGAAGATTCACTAAGAAAGGAAGTGCAACGCGCATTGGCAACGTTAACCCAACGCGAAGCGGAAGTAATCTCGTATTATTTCGGTTTGAACGGAGAACAGGCGTTGACACTGGAAGAGATTGGTGAGAAGTTTAACCTGACGCGCGAGCGTGTTCGCCAGATCAAGGAAAAAGCAACCCGCAGGTTACGTCATAGCTCACGTAGCAAGAGCCTGAAGGCTTATCTCGGATAATTTTCTAAACAATTGATATAAAAAAAGTCGCCTCTACTGGGCGACTTTTTTATTGATAACTATTCACGCGATCTACTTTTTTCTCACAAAGATATCTCCGTTATAGGTTTTCAACATAAACTCGGGGCCTCCCCCATTTACATCTCCTTTTACCCAATCATCGATCACCACTTTATACACGCCCGATTTTTCATCCTTCTTTTGAATCGGGCCTGACTTAACCAAGGCCACATCAAAATCTGTGAAGATATCGCCTTGATTTGTTTTCATCTTCAGCGAAGACTTCAAGGTTGAAGGAAATGTAAGATCAACATCACCATTGTATGTTGAAAACGACATGGGTGTTCCTTCCGTAACTTTATCGAAGGTAACCTTTATTTCACCATTATAAGAGGTAGCCACTACCGATCCGGAAATGTTATAGGCATAGATTTCACCATTGTAGTTACTCAGTTCAAGTTCACCTTGAATATTTTGAATGGTAAGAACACCATCATTGTACGTATGCACTTGTAGATCAATATTTGAAGGCACTTCAATTTCCAGGCTTAGCGCATTGTTCCATGATCCTGAAGAAATCTTAACAAAGTTGCTGCTCTCTGAAACTTCGAGATCCATCGTGCCACCTGATATTCGCTTCATTCCATCCTTACCTTGCTCAATTTTCTTTCCATCTTTATCAGAGGCCGAATATTTAACCAGAACATCCTTCCTTGGCGTACCCTTTATGGTAATAGAGCCTGAGTTTAAATGTGCCTTTACTTTTCCACGTTTTGCCGGATCACTAAAGGGCACTGTAAAGTCGCCTGCGTTTTGGGCCATAGACCCCATTGATAAGATTGTGCTCAGTATTATAAAAACCAGTTGCTTTTTCATTTTTGTAATTTTTAATTCTCCAATTCCTTTACATAAACATTTCCGTTGAACGTTTCGAAGTCGAGGTGAATACCCCCTGCTCCGATTTTAAACCGGTTACCGGTTAGCTTGTAACGGGTGCGATCGCTTTTTGTATCTTTTTGAACATGAACCGGTAAAGATTCCAGTTTGGCCACATTGGTGTACAAATCGCCATTAAAGCTTTCAAAACTCAGGTTGGCCGACAATCCTTTTTTAAAGTTTGCATTGATGTCGCCATTGAGGGAGTAGTAACGGCAATCCTGATCTGGGTTTTTCGTGTACGAAATATCTACATCACCGTTAATGGTATTGGCATGTGTGGCTCCGGCTATGTTTTTCAATCGTATGCTGCCATTGATATTATCAGCAACGACCACACGTTGAATATTTTCTACATCAATATCGCCATCATTAACAGTGGAAACATGCACGTTAACACCTTGTGGAACTTTTACTGTAAAGTTTACTTTGAAATCGTATCCTTCATTATCACGCCAGTTTTCGTCATCATCACAATCATTCCAATCGTAGCCCCAACCGGCATTTCGCTTTCTGTTCCAGTTATTTTTCTTTCCTTGCCCGAACGTGTTGCTTAAACCATTCAGGTAAAGGATAATCGTATCTGCCCGATCGATCACTCCTATCGTTAATTCACGCTTTCCTTTCTCCAATCGCTGTTCTGTCTTTGCCTTAATCGTTTTTTCGATCTCCACCACTATTTTACTGCCCGTATATCCGGTTACTGATACCGAACCATTGATGTTGGCAATAATCATGGTATTGCTTTGACTGACCTGTTCAAATGAAAATTCGCGCGTCAGCTTTTCGGTATGTGATTGCCCGAAGGTTATCCCGCATATCAGTATCCATAAAAGTGTTATTTGTGTTCTCATAACTCAACTCATTACTTTAATACTTTCCTCAATTCGTTTTTTTACATCACCCGGAGTGCTGTCACTTTTCAGAATTTGCTCCAGTGCCTTTACCGATGATTTTTCTTGTAGCGCAGCCATCAACTCGGCCAACGCCACCTGTACCAATGGCGAATCTTGCCTGCCGATAGATTGCACCAATTGTTCACGAACCTGATCATTGCGCACGTATAGCTTTAATGCTTCCAGTGCGGAAAGTCGTACGTTCACATTCGGATCATTGTTAAGGGTTTGAATCAATGCGTTGGTGACTTTGCTACTCACCTGGTCCATTTCCTGAGTCAAGCTAACGGCTTTCAATCTTTCGGTAGCCGATTCCTTTTCAAGCAGGGAAAGCATCATCATTTCCCTTAGTTCAAATACCTGCTCATTGAGTAAGGCAACCTGCTCATCATCCGAATCGGGTTGAAGGAAATACCCCAGGAAAAAACCAACCAGCAGAGTAACTGAGGCAAATGCCAACTTGGGTGCCAGTTGCGGCCAACTGAAAAAACTACTCCATGAAAATCCACCAGACTCCTGCTTGATTTTAGACAACATCGTGTAGAACTGATGATCCATTTCCGTTGAAGGGACTGGCATTTCCAGTTCCTCCAATTGTCTTTGTACATGCCTGAGGGAATCAAGATCATCCAACTCAATTACTCCCAGCTCAAGCAAGTGCTCAATCTGTTTTAGCTCCGATGGGTCAGCCTGACCTTCATGATACTTGACCAATAATTCATTAATCTTCTCCTTATCCATACTATACTTGCTTTTCAAGTTGTTTGTACACAGCCTTCAATTCTTGCAAGGCCCTGAAAACTTTAACTTTTACGGTACCCTCCGAACAGCCCAGTACCTCACCAATCTCCTTGTACTTCATTTCCTGGAATTTGCTGAGCAACAAAATTTCCCTTCTATCCTGTGGCAACCTTTCCATGGCCATGGCAAGCAACTGCAATTCTTCGCGTTGTTGGAGATCCGTGGTGTGGGAATCGGGTGAACCCAGCCGATCCTGCCAGTTTTCAACAGATTCAACCTTTCCAAATTTGTTCTTCCTATAGTGGTCGTTGTTCACATTACGCGCAATGTGAAACATCCACGTTCTGAAATCGCCATCCCCGCGGAATACATGGCGATACTTCAAAATGCGGAAGAACACATTCTGAACAAGGTCTTCACTTAATTCAGTGTTTTTGCTCAAGCCATAGAAGAACCCGAACAGCGGCCTTTTATAGCGCTCGAACAAAAGGCCTAGCCTGTCGAGATCACCCTCTTTAACCTTGAGCATCAAGGCATTGTCGCTGAGTGTTTCCAATCCGGATAAAGTTTTCAAGCAGGGAAACTCACGATTTCCCCGATGGTTACAGAAAGTTACAGAAAGTTTTAAGGGCAGGTTGGTGTTGGCCCGTGGGTAAAAAGTAAATACGCAACATTCACAAGAAAGACCGACTGCTACCCGTACCTTACCAACTTATAGAAAATGCATGGATGTATATTTCCTTTTAACGCTGGGCTCGTAGGCGGTATAATACTTTTCACTTATATCCTACCAATCAGCCTGTGGATTACGGCTATTTTTTCAGGAGTACGGATTGGACTCGTAGATATGGTGTTCATGCGCTTTCGAAAGGTGCCACCTGCTTTGATTGTACAATCGCTTATTCTGGCTACCAAGGCGGGCATTAAAGGAATCACCTCTAATCAGCTGGAAACCCACTATTTAGCCAAAGGCCATCTGCAGCAGGTAATCAAAGCCTTGATTGTGGCAGACAAAGCCAACCTGAACATGAATTTCAAAGAAGCTACTGCCATTGACCTGGCCGGCCGCGATGTATTACGGGCTGTGCAACTATCGGTAACTCCGTATGTAATTGCAGTACCTGCCATTATGGGTGTATCCATTGAGGGCATTCAACTGGTAGCCGTTGCGCGTGTAACGGTTCGGGCCAACATCCGGCAGTTGGTGGGTGGATCGGGTGAAGAAACCATTATTGCGCGCGTTGGACAGGGTATTATTTCGGCAATAGGTAAAGCGCCTAGTTATAAAGAAGTACTCAGCAATCCGGATAGTATCTCCAAAGAGGTGCTCGCCAATGGGCTTGATTCAGGAACCGCCTATGAAATTTTGTCGATTGACATTGCCGATATCGACATCGGTAAAAACATTGGTGCGCTGTTGCAAATTGATCAGGCCAATGCCGACCTGAATATCGCCAAAGCCAAAGCAGAAGAACGTAGGGCGATGGCCGTGGCACTGGAACAGGAAATGGTTGCCCGGGCACAGGAAGCACGCGCTAAAGTGATTATGGAAGAAGTGAAAATTCCGGCAGCCATATCAGGCGCCTTCCGTTCGCAAAAGTTTCTTAATTGATTTTACGGCATTCGATCAGCCAATCCCAGGGATAGGGATCCTTCATCCAACTGGCAGGTTTATCAAATTCTGTATTCCAATCGTACTCAATTTTTTCGATGGCGGTAACGGTGAGGCCAACCTCACGCATGAGTACATGCAACTCGGTATGCGTATAATGCTTGGTGGGCACATCGTTAATGTGTATAATCCCTTGCACCAGGTGAGGTTTATTCGCTTTGAAATAATCGAACTCATGAGCCGGAATATTTTTCAAATCAATACCTTCTTTTTTGTACATGCGTATCAACTGCCACGAGGCATGCAATACCGACTCAAGTGATGGCACAACCATAAGGGCATGACCCCCACGCTTCAACGATTTCTGAATGTTCCGAAACATGATCACATTCTTTTCCACTTCGGGTAACATGATTACGTTACAGCAAAAAGCAAAATCAGCAGGCGCGATTCTTAACCGGGGGTTTGAAAGGTCAGCATGCTTGAATATGATGTTTTTATACGGGCGTTGCTTTGCCGTTGAAAGGCACTCTTCAGAAATATCAAGTGCAAGAACTTCTTTGAACGCAGGCGCTAAATAAGGAAAGGCCTTGCCTACTCCGCAACCAAAATCGATGGCGCGGTGTTTTTTGTTGGCATGTTTTTTAAAATATCGGGGAAGTATTTTTCGCTTATCGCTTTTGAAGACATCAAATATTTCGTCTTCGTATGTAGGGGCAATGGTATTCCAATGCTTTTGTTGATCCATGTGAACTGGTTAGTGTGTACCGAACAAAGTTAAAACAATTAACGTAGCATCACGCTTTTCCCATGGGCTTCTTCATACCTTGCTGAATAAGTGATTTCAAAACGTTCAGGTCTACATCTCCAAGTCGCTTGATATACAGGCACGATTTTCCGGTTTTGTGCTTTCCCAGTTTTGCCAACAACTCCGGCTGTTGCTCCAGACCGCTCATGATGTAAAGGGTAAGCGCTTGCTTGCGCGGAGAAAAACCACATAAAAACCAATCGCCCTCACGACCGCTGGCGTATTTATAATGGTATTCGCCAAACCCAACAATACTGGTGCCCCACATTTTGGGTTCGGTCTTAGTAATCGTCTTCATCAACGCAGCAACTTTCTCACAATCTTCACGCATTTGCGTATCCTTCACCGATTGGAGAAAAGCCTTTACGCTTGAGGTGTTCTTTTTGGTTTTGAGTTCGGCCATATTGGAAAGTGTGTTATCCAAAAATAGAAAAACGACCGCTCTTCTTAAAGAAGTTACCAAACCAGATCGTGAACGTAAAACGGTTCTTACTACACCGGCACACGGGCCGTCTGATACCAAAACCGATCGATTGAACTGACCAAATCAATAAAATCATCCAATTGAATGGGCTTGGGAATGTAGGCATTGGCAAAATTCTGGTACGACTTCCGTATATCTTCCGGATTGGTTGATGTGGTCAACATGAGCACTGGTATGTGTCGCGTGGCATCATTATTTTTTGTGCGGATAAGAATTTCATGACCATTTACACCCGGCAGGTTTACGTCCAGCAAGATTAAATCGGGCGGTCTTGCATCTGTATAACGACCTTGCTTGAAAATGAAATCCAGGGCTTGCAGACCATCCGTGGCCACCGTTAATGAGTGGGGCAGATTCAACTCTTCGAATGCTTCACGCATAAGTAACACATCACCCGCATTATCTTCAACAAGTAAAATGTGTTTTCGGCCCTCACTGGCCGTTGCATTTTTCATTTGGCTTTAACTAAACGTTATACACTATTCATCTTAGAGGGCTTTGAACTACAGACCAATTCTCAATTAATCCGGTAATGTCCGCAT contains these protein-coding regions:
- a CDS encoding RNA polymerase sigma factor; this translates as MKTLSGLETLSDNALMLKVKEGDLDRLGLLFERYKRPLFGFFYGLSKNTELSEDLVQNVFFRILKYRHVFRGDGDFRTWMFHIARNVNNDHYRKNKFGKVESVENWQDRLGSPDSHTTDLQQREELQLLAMAMERLPQDRREILLLSKFQEMKYKEIGEVLGCSEGTVKVKVFRALQELKAVYKQLEKQV
- a CDS encoding ABC transporter permease, whose translation is MFKNYLLISFRNLRKQFSYSLINITGLGLGLATALLLILWVTHELSFDTFHSKADRIYRSSMEYSFGGQVSKTSVSPTALLPALKSFAEVEEGVRVYNPSGWSPFIVKKDENIFQETKFFFADSGFFNVFDFELIKGNPQKVLTEPYSVILTENTALKYFGDEDPIGKTLTINNARDYTVTGVVKNTPDNSILRFDFLGSFTSLAVTRAKPFWWSANYQTFVVVHKNASVTQLDQKLNDLVKQELAADLTNAGDYVRYNFMKLTDIHLRSDFSTEEAALGDIKYVYIFSIIAILVLVIASINYINLATARAADRAKEVGLRKVVGAVRKQLFAQFMGESIVITILSFLLAFFLAQVMLPFFNHITGKEFAFASLLSPTFLLVSLATLILIAALSGAYPALVITGFQPATVLKGNFRSSGRGIWLRKALVVTQFSISVILIVGTLIIQKQLTFIQSRKLGYDKENTIVLPYERRMPEAFSSFKNELMRSGVVTAVGRGNESPVQIRGGYSIKTAETTGPGVIITGLPVDEDYVPALGMELLDGRNFTKADVERVSRDTIYSFIVNESALAALFLEKENAIGTVVEVRPRKGEIVGVVKDFHFASLHNSIGPLVIFPEEAQLNHVFVKLADGDVQQLLEKIKSISNAIYPHRPFEFQFVDQQYAALYQAEERMGTIFTVFATLAIIIACLGLFGLVSFSAVQKTKEISIRKVLGASAQNIVMLITRDYTPLILTAILIGLPVSWFMMTKWLSAFAYKTEIGASSLVWASLLCVIIAFGTASYQAIKAAFINPADSLRNE
- a CDS encoding DUF4097 family beta strand repeat-containing protein — its product is MKKQLVFIILSTILSMGSMAQNAGDFTVPFSDPAKRGKVKAHLNSGSITIKGTPRKDVLVKYSASDKDGKKIEQGKDGMKRISGGTMDLEVSESSNFVKISSGSWNNALSLEIEVPSNIDLQVHTYNDGVLTIQNIQGELELSNYNGEIYAYNISGSVVATSYNGEIKVTFDKVTEGTPMSFSTYNGDVDLTFPSTLKSSLKMKTNQGDIFTDFDVALVKSGPIQKKDEKSGVYKVVIDDWVKGDVNGGGPEFMLKTYNGDIFVRKK
- a CDS encoding HEAT repeat domain-containing protein, with amino-acid sequence MDKEKINELLVKYHEGQADPSELKQIEHLLELGVIELDDLDSLRHVQRQLEELEMPVPSTEMDHQFYTMLSKIKQESGGFSWSSFFSWPQLAPKLAFASVTLLVGFFLGYFLQPDSDDEQVALLNEQVFELREMMMLSLLEKESATERLKAVSLTQEMDQVSSKVTNALIQTLNNDPNVNVRLSALEALKLYVRNDQVREQLVQSIGRQDSPLVQVALAELMAALQEKSSVKALEQILKSDSTPGDVKKRIEESIKVMS
- a CDS encoding TonB family protein — encoded protein: MEPKKNPNKDVHRYTKQFFLIGFAISVAVVIVAFEWQSRIAQKPVDGLPPQQEVTFYPYEVIQVKHQEPSVQKPKKIKMVDPTRIEVAKVTEPEPTDIEIAIEPIEVKPGPIEIEIPVETSPDTFIVVQQMPQPVGGYEAFYKKVSTSIKYPSRAKQRNAHGKVFVEFVVSPSGEPVNFKIVKGIGNGCDEEAVRVLKQIRWEPGKQRGNPVFVKMTMPVHFRLN
- a CDS encoding sigma-70 family RNA polymerase sigma factor, whose translation is MLSDDEIRQEYQILEKSKKDSRAFGVLYEKYFDRIFNFIYRQTDDEDLTADLCSQAFLNALNHVNRFEFRGVPVSAWLYRIAANEVNKHYRKQKATRVFSIEEVRVKELVEMGADGWDEELVQRLIGYLKELPTDMLEVLELRFFEDKDFKEIAYILNITESGAKMRTYRALDRLRKNFNLSIKYDGKK
- a CDS encoding RNA polymerase sigma factor RpoD/SigA, with amino-acid sequence MRQLKISKQITNRESQSLDKYLQEIGKVDLITAEQEVELAKRIKAGDQIALEKLTKANLRFVVSVAKQYQNNGLTLGDLINEGNVGLIKAATRFDETRGFKFISYAVWWIRQSIMQALAEQSRIVRLPLNRVGSLNKISRTFSELEQKFQREPSPEEIAEILDITADEVRENLSVGGRQVSVDAPFANGEESSLLDVLESTSEVTPDSSLLEDSLRKEVQRALATLTQREAEVISYYFGLNGEQALTLEEIGEKFNLTRERVRQIKEKATRRLRHSSRSKSLKAYLG